A single Longimicrobium sp. DNA region contains:
- a CDS encoding GIY-YIG nuclease family protein yields the protein MKQPDYFVYILASRSRTLYVGVTRDLTRRMYQHRQQPAFTARYAVTRLVYFEHTNDIRAALEREKEIKGWKRARKLDPVKSLNPAWEELAPTLEHGIR from the coding sequence ATGAAACAGCCCGACTACTTCGTATACATCCTCGCCAGCCGTTCGCGTACCCTGTACGTTGGAGTCACGCGCGACCTCACGAGGCGGATGTACCAGCATCGCCAGCAGCCGGCGTTCACCGCGCGCTACGCGGTGACCCGGCTGGTGTACTTCGAGCACACGAACGACATCCGGGCGGCGCTTGAGCGGGAGAAGGAGATCAAGGGCTGGAAACGTGCAAGGAAGCTCGATCCCGTCAAATCGCTGAACCCGGCGTGGGAGGAGCTCGCGCCAACTCTGGAACACGGCATCAGATGA
- a CDS encoding aminopeptidase, which produces MKNARRTLAPLLILCALASACSPAYLVRASWEEAKILARRKPIARIVADPATDSVTRRKLVLVQEARLFARDSLGLEAGDSYTLFSRVRSDTLAMVLSAARKDTFQAHTWWFPIVGRVPYKGFFDPEDAEKEARRLERKGFDTYVRPTGAFSTLGWFNDPLLSTLLRYDDVSLGNTVVHEIVHNTFFAPGQVAFNESFANFVGGRGAVHFFCAREGAQGPRCREAAASWEDDVIFGEFLEGLVQELEALYARPELTREDKLRERENVFARARQRFTAEVQPRFKAGSFAGFTRGPLNNATLISRRIYYQRLGLFDRVYRSRNGDLRRTVADIIAAARGNRADPYAAVAALAP; this is translated from the coding sequence ATGAAAAACGCCCGCCGCACCCTTGCGCCTCTCCTAATCCTCTGCGCGCTGGCTTCCGCGTGCTCGCCGGCGTACCTGGTGCGCGCGAGCTGGGAGGAGGCCAAGATCCTGGCGCGGCGCAAGCCGATCGCGCGGATCGTGGCGGACCCTGCGACCGACTCTGTGACGCGCCGCAAGCTGGTGCTGGTGCAGGAGGCGCGGCTCTTTGCGCGCGACTCTCTGGGGCTGGAGGCCGGCGACAGCTACACGCTCTTCTCGCGCGTCCGCTCGGACACGCTGGCGATGGTGCTCTCCGCGGCGCGCAAGGACACCTTCCAGGCGCACACCTGGTGGTTCCCCATCGTTGGGCGCGTGCCGTACAAGGGGTTCTTCGACCCGGAAGACGCGGAAAAGGAGGCGCGGCGGCTGGAACGAAAGGGCTTCGACACCTACGTGCGGCCGACCGGGGCGTTCAGCACGCTGGGGTGGTTCAACGACCCGCTCCTCTCCACCCTGCTGCGCTACGACGACGTGTCGCTGGGGAACACGGTGGTGCACGAGATCGTCCACAACACCTTTTTTGCGCCGGGGCAGGTGGCGTTCAACGAGAGCTTCGCCAACTTCGTGGGCGGGCGCGGCGCCGTGCACTTCTTCTGCGCGCGCGAGGGGGCGCAGGGCCCGCGCTGCCGCGAAGCCGCCGCGTCGTGGGAGGACGACGTCATCTTCGGCGAGTTCCTGGAGGGGCTGGTGCAGGAGCTGGAGGCGCTCTACGCCCGCCCCGAGCTTACCCGCGAGGACAAGCTGCGCGAGCGCGAGAACGTCTTTGCGCGCGCGCGCCAGCGCTTCACGGCCGAGGTGCAGCCGCGCTTCAAAGCCGGGTCGTTCGCCGGCTTCACGCGCGGTCCGCTCAACAACGCCACGCTGATCTCGCGCCGCATCTACTACCAGCGGCTCGGCCTCTTCGACCGCGTCTAC